CATCCATCGGTTGACTTGGATTCAAATAAACAACCACAAAAGCCGTGCGACCGACCTGATAAACCGTGAGATCAAGAAGCCAGCAGGACAGTCCTGCCAGCAGATCTTCCAGGGCCAACCGGGTACTGCGGATGAGATCAGTCTCAGCCGAAGCACCTGCTGCTTGCCCTAAAGCGATGAGGAACCCTTGCAACGGTTCACGCAACACCAGAAGACTGACCACCAAGACCAGTAAGGAGTCGGTGACTGGAATCAAGCCAGACAGCATGGTGCCGTTGAGCAACGGTGACCCGAGCAAAGCCAAGCCGGTCAGACCACTGATCAAACCATCCAGTCGCGCAGCCTTGGCTTCGGTGAGCAGGATCTGCGAGTGCCGCCCTGTACGGCACCAGTCGTGATGATGGCGCCAGGCCAGGCCCCAGCATGTGGCCACCATGGCAATGGAATACCAAGCGACGGGTCCGAGCCGAACAGAGCTGACTTCAACCCCATAGGCGTAATCAATCACGGTGCTGAGAGCTGAGATCGCCGCAAAGGAGAGCACCCCCATCAGCAGCAGAGAACGGAAGAGCACATACAACGCTTCCTGCCCGTCGTAGCCAAAGGGATAGGCACGATCTGGCGGTCGAACCACGTTGCGACTGATCCTTGCGGCCACAAGACCCGAACCGACCATGACCGCTGAATACAGGCCATCCAAAAGCAGGGCGTAGGAGCCTGAAATCACGTGAACAGCGACCCCAGCTATCGCCATCAGTGCGCTGGCGTAGACGCCGATCTTGAGGGAACGGCGCTCAATCAGCCGATCTTCAGGCCGGACAGGCGACATCAACAGACTCCTGCTTCTTTGTTGCTAACAGCAAATCGTTCAGGGCTCTGTCCCTGTAAGCGCCATAGCGGCGGCGCTTGTCTTTGATTTTTTCAGGCAGAACGGGCAACAAGCCAAAGTTGGGGGGCATCGGCTGAAATTTGCCCGATGGTGCCTCACTGATGAAGTGCGTCAGCGCGCCAATCATGCAGGTGGGAGGCAAATCGAACGTGGGGCGACCTAGAGCCAGACGGGCGGCATTGGTCCCCGCCAGCCAGCCTCCAGCCACTGCAGCGGCATACCCCTCTGTACCAGTGATCTGGCCCGCAGCGAGCAGGCGTTGACGCCCTCGAAATTGAAGCGTGGGCTGAAGCAGCTCAGGGGCCTCGAGAAAGGTATTGCGATGCATCACGCCAAAACGCACGAATTCAGCCTGTTCAAGCCCGGGAATCATGCGAAGAACCCTTTTCTGTTCTCCCCACCTGAGATTTGTCTGAAAGCCCACCAGGTTCCAGAGTCGACCGTCTCTGTCCTCCTGACGCAGCTGGGCCACGGCGTAAGCGCGTTTGGCACGTCGCACATCGCGATCGTTGACATCTCCCCAACGTGGATCCCAGAGGCCAATCGGCTTAAGAGGTCCGTAGCGCATGGTGTCTTCACCACGTCGTGCAAGTTCCTCGATCGGCAAGCAACCTTCAAAAAATGTGGCGCTGTCTTTCTCAAAGTCCTTGAGTTCCGCTTGCTCAGCCTCGAGAAGCGCTGCGCGAAAGTCGAGATACTGAGGCTGATCCATCGGGCAATTGATGTAATCCGCGTCTCCCTTGTCGTAACGGCTGGCTCGAAAAGCCCTCTCCATATCAATGCTGTCACCGTCGACGATCGGACTGGCAGCGTCAAAGAAATGACAGTCATCACGGCCCGTGAACTCACGAAGATCATTCGCCAGTGATTCGCTGGTCAGCGGTCCTGTCGCCAGAACAGTGATCTGGTCAGAATCGGGGAGGGACATCTGTTCACGACGTTCGAACGTGACCAGAGGATGTTGCTCAAGAATTTTCGTTAAGGCAGCGCTGTAGCGACCACGATCGACAGCCAGTGCACCGCCTGCGGGTACCGCATGGGCATCAGCGGTTCGAATCACCAGTGAGCCGAGTCTGCGCAGTTCTTCCTGAAGAAGGCCTGCTGCTCGATCACTGCTCAGGGCCCCGAAACTGTTGCTGCAGACAAGCTCTGCACATTCACTGCTGTGATGTGCAGGAGATCGTTTCAGAGGTCGCATTTCGACCAAATGAACCGCCACCCCTGCTTGTGCAATCTGCCAAGCAGCTTCTGTACCGGCCAAGCCAGCACCAATGACGATGACGGATCTGACTCCCAAGAGATCTCAATGAACCGATCTCAACCTATCGATCGGTTCAGAACCGACTGGAAAGACTCAAGCTTCTCCGCGCTTGAGCATCATCTGCAGTTGACCGATCGCAGCACGGCTGATGTTGTAACCAGCCCAACCCAGGGCGATCAGGATCGGAGCTGCCACGACGACGACACGAAGGTCCATGGTTTTTAGGGATGGTCGGGTGATCCTAATGAATGTGAGTCGAGCGAAGGCTTAAAAAGGTCAGTCCGTTTGGTTTTGCAGCATTTCAGCCCAACGTGCAGCCAGTTGCGCGTAGTGGAGCGCATGGTGCCTCTGCTCGAGCACTGCCGCATCGCTCTGCTCACGTTTCACCTGAGCCGGAACCCCTGCCACCAGGCTGCGTGGGGGAACATCTCGGGTCACAACCGCTCCTGCGGCAACGAGAGCACCTGCGCCAACGGTGACGCCATTGAGAACAATGGCTCCGATTCCAATCAGACAACCGTCTTCAAGGGTGGCCCCATGCACCACGGCCCGGTGGCCGATGGTGACATCAGATCCGATCAACACGGGTGATCCCGGATCACCATGCAGAACGGCACCGTCCTGCACGTTGCTGTGCGGTCCAATCACGACGGACGACATGTCGCCTCTTGCCACGGCAGTTGGCCAAAGACTCGCACCTGCTGCAATCTCAACATCACCCATCACCACGGCACTTTCAGCAACCCAAGCCTGAGGATCAATCCTTGGCGAACCGATCTTCAACGGCTCTGGAGTGGACGAACCAGCCATCAGTTCACAGTCCTGAACTCGAAGCGCTGATTTAAGCGGGTGAGATCAGCAACTGACCAGATCTGGCACTGATGGTCATGCCAATTGAGGCACAAATGGATTCCGGGGAGCTCATGGACGATGGTTCGTCAGGGTGATATTTTTCTTGGGTGCTTGAAGGCACAGCCTGTTCCGGATCGCTTGCTCCGGCTCAAGGGGGGTCGCTAGCTCAGCGGTAGAGCACTCGGCTTTTAACCGATTGGTCCTGAGTTCGAATCTCAGGCGACCCATTTCACCGACAGCCTCTTTCCCGGTCATGATTGGTGTCATTGGCCAGGGTTGAACATGGATGGCAAACCACAGGTTGCTTTCCTCGATGACGATCCACGTCTTCGCAGTCTGATTGCCGAAGAGTTATTCGATGAAGGCGTTCAGCCTCTCGCATGCAGCACCGGCCAGGAACTGTTCGATTGTTTAGATGTTGAGAAGGTTGACCTGATTCTTCTTGATCTCATGATGCCGGTCATGGACGGACTGACCTGCCTTCGACATCTCAATCAGCGCGCAGAAAAAATTCCGGTCCTTCTTGTTACTTCGTTCAATGACGAGGCCAAACGACAAGAAGCTATCGATAATGGAGCGACTGATTACATCATCAAGTCAGATCTGTTTGAGCGACTTCCTGAACTGCTCGATCGATACCTCATCAAGCCACGGAACAGCAATGACATGGCTTGAATCAAGCGATATTCGATCCATTCGTTGAAGCTAGCAATCGTCAACAACCCATTTGGGCTCTGTTCGAACTATCCGATTGAGCAATCTGAAGGATGTGGTTAGCAAACAATCAGTGTGGTTTCAGCGAAGACATCAATCGGCAATGCTGAAGCGGATGGGGGTCGTGACCTCCAACGACTACTATGCGGGGGTAACGGGGCGTGGCGCAGCTTGGTAGCGCGGGTGCTTTGGGAGCACTAGGTCGCAGGTTCGAATCCTGTCGCCCCGATTGATGAGCGAAATTCAAACGAGAGCGCAAAGCAGAGTTTTGTTTGCTCCAGAGACGACCTTGGAAAATTCTTGAAAACGATCGCCGTGATCTGTGAAATATCTCTGGCTCTAGTGGCAGGATCTTTCTACGCGCGAGCCATCCAAGATCACATTGACGCGCAAGAAAAACCAAGTGGAGCGATCAACAGCGGTCTGATGGCCTCCAAAGAGACTGCGAGACGTCAGCTTTCTAGATACCTCATTCACAAGCAATACAAGCGCTACATAAAACCATCAATCAGCTGACAGCAATCTTGTCAAGCCAACCAAAGACCGTCTAGTTTTATTTTTAGAGCATAGAACTCTTTCTGATCGACAAGAAAGGACCCATCAAGATCGACAAACCTTGACAATCAGCCTCAGCCGTGGACCTAGGCCAAAGGCTCGGGCTATCGATAGTTTCAAACGCAATTTCGACAAAACCTGAAATGATTGAAAAGCTGAGTTTTCAGACATAGACTATCGTTCATATTAAGCGCAAGAATGAAATCATCAGCCAACACTCTCTGTATCGATATTGGCGGCACAGGTGTCAAGCTCATTGTTCTTGACCCCACAGGAAGTGAGTTGTGTGATCGACAACGGCAAGAAACTCCTCACCCTGCAACCCCGGAATCAATTCTTGGGGTCATTCAAGAGTTGACCAGCAAAGTGCCCGAATTTGATCGTGTTGCCGTTGGCTTCCCTGGCGTCGTCAGCAATGGAATGATTGAAACGGCTGCCAACTTAGACACCCATTGGTTAGGCATTAACCTTGCCGCTCAACTGGAACAGCGCCTAAAAAAACCGACTCGAGTTGCCAATGACGCAGATGTACAGGGATATGGATGTGTTTCCGGAGAGGGTGTTGAAATGGTGCTGACCCTTGGCACAGGAATGGGATCAGCCTTGTTTCTTGATGGACGCCTGGTACCCAACCTGGAACTTGCCCATCATTTGTTTAAAAAGAAAAAGACGTATGAAGACTATATCGGCAGACCGGCACTTGAAGAGATTGGCAAAGAGAAGTGGATTCAGCGTGTTAAAAAAGTCATATCAACAACAAAGCACATCTGGAACTGGGACTTTTTGCACTTGGGTGGTGGCAACAGCAAGCTTCTGAAAGAAGCGGAGTTATCAAACGACGTGATGTTGCATTCCAACAAAGCTGGTGTGTTAGGTGGTTATTTTTTATGGGAAGGCAACTGATTGATTCTTCGCGAATCATCGATGTGTGATGAACTGACTGGTCACCAATCATTTGCTCAGGCGATCGTTCTGTCGGCCTGATTGTTGTCCCGAACCGAGCCGGTGAATCACGAGGAGCTGCTGTGGGTTCTGGTTGCGCTGGTAACTGTTGAAACCACAGCGATCCTTTACACAGCGCAAGCTTCCCTGTACACGAAGGTCACTGGTGGAAATTCTCACAGCCCTTGCGGTTCTGCCGTTTTTCGCCGCTCTGGTCGTTGGAGCCAGGGAGGCCGAACAGGATCAACGCTGAAGCGTGGCATTCGAAGCAGATCCATGGCTATGCCTGAGTAAACGGGCTCGGTTATGCGCTGGCTGCTGGTTTTTTCCGGACTCATCATGTCCGGGATCTGGGTTGATCTCAAAGCAGAGCAACGTCCACCTGAATTGCAGGCAGGGCAATCGATTTTGGTTGTCGACCAAACCCTGACTTCCACAGGCTGGAATCCTGCTCCTGAAGGACAAGTACAGACCTTTGAGCAGAAGCTGGCGGGCAATCAACTGTCGTCACTGGCGTCCTGCTCAGGAACAGGTGCTGGATACTGCCGTTACGACTACCAACGGAGCAACAAGCGGCTCGTGGTGGTCACGGTGCCAGCGCCTCAACCCAATCAAGCTGGACGCGTGGCCCGTTGGTGGATGGAGTCTGTGACGCTCAACCCAGCACATTGATCAATCTCAGGGTTCCCCACAGGTCAAAAACGCAGAAAATCAACCCAATCACAATCAGGTCCCAAGCACGGTGACGCAACGCCCAGGGAGCAAGAAAGACTTCGGCAACGCCGTGAAGTGCTGTTCCCAGTGCGATGTGTTCAAGCACCAGCAGTCCATGAGCCAACAAGAAAAGGCCGCTCGCGACGAAGCGCATTAGCACCGACCAGGAGACCGACACTCTTTTCATCGAACGGCAAGTCAGCCTATCGGGTTTGCCGGCTTGAACCTCGACGGGCTGTTGAGGCTTGTTAAGGCCAATGTCAGATCAATCGGCATGAGGTTCCGCAAAGATCAGCCCTAAAACGCATCCATTGGCAGTTGACGTCACAGCTCGACTGGCGATTCGTATCAGAAGTCACGCTTGCGACCAGCCAAAGGTGAAAACAACTCGTCAACGAGCACTGGTGTTGACTCTCAATAGTGCGTACTATTGAGAAACACTGCATTCCGTTTGCATGTCGCCTGCAACCTCTTCTGCTGAAGCGACCGGAACTCTGAAGAAGGGGCTACACCAGGAAGGGCGTCGGATGACGCCGCAGAGGCGATTGGTGCTGGACCTGTTTGAACAGATCGGCAGTGGTAGTCATCTCAGTGCAGAAGAGGTCCACCGTCAGCTTGTGGACAATCAGTCGAAGGTCTCGCTGGCAACCATCTACCGCACCCTGCGGTTGTTGGTGGAGATGGATTTTCTTCAGGAGCTGGAACTTCGAGATGGAGGAAGTCGTTTTGAGCTGGCGGATGAAGAACACATTCACCACCATCACCTTGTCTGCGTGCGCTGCGGCCGTACGGAAGAATTTGAAAATGAGCCTGTCCTTCAGGCAGGGCGTGATGCTTGCAAGCAATTCGATTTTGAACTGATCGATTCCAGCCTGAATGTGCGTGGCATCTGCCCTGCATGCCGTTGATCAGGGCTTCCTAGTGATGGCCCGTTGAATGCTCGGAACAAGGCATCCAGTGACTGCCCATCTGGTGGACTCCCTCACAGCCAATCAGCTTGGCCTGTGCTTCAGCTTCAGCCTTGGTTGGGAAAGCCAGCAAGCGTGGATCGTCCTCTGACTCAGCGAGAGAATTGCTGTTGTGGTTGGGGCTGCTGTGATTGTGGCCGTTGTGATCATGGCTGCCGCGCCCACCCATCTGGACCAAACCCATGCTCATCGGTCCAATCGTCCAGACCCCCATGGTGTTGGCACCGATTGCCAGCAGTCCCATTCCCACAATGGAGAGGTTGATCACGCCCATAGCGACCACACCGATGGAGACCACCCCCATCGGAACGATGCCGATACAAATCACGCCCATCGGCACGATTCCGATCGAAACAGTGCCGAGTGGGGCAATTCCAACAGCCAGGCGTTTGGGCTTACTGCCGCAATGAGCTGGCGCCGAATCAGGTGAGGAAGATTTAGTCATCTCTGCATGGTGACGGTTGCTGCGACTTTCCTCCAGCCTCGCCAGGCTGAGAGTAATGAATCAATTCACTCCAGAGCAATTACGGGAACTGCTTGTGATCCGTCCGCAAGACGTGACGGAGGGGATGGCAGCTGTTCTGGCTGTTCGCAGTCAAAGAACAGTGGTGCTTGATCTCACGTCCATGGAGATCGCCCAGGCACAACGCACCGCTGATTTCGTGTCCGGTGGCGTGAGGGCCGTCGACGGTGAGGAACATCGGCTCGGGGAGCATGTGTTCCTGTTCACGCCAGCTGGCGTTCAGGTCACTCTTAACTAAGAGAACCACCACAGCTGGATCCATTGCCAGCCGTACACCCAAAACAATGGTCTGCGACGGCAATCGGTTGATCCATCAGTCCATCCGCAGCGCTGAGTAGATCAGCGAGCACTCGAGGGCCAGCGTTGGATGCAAGATTCAATTGCTGATTGAAATCGCAGTCGTAGAGCGCTCCGGTCCAGCTCACGCTGATCAGGCTTCGGCACATGACCGCAGCAATATTTTCCGGTCGATGGGCCTCACGCAAGATCTGCTGGTACGGCTCGAGCTGACCCTGATGCTGCAAATCTCGCGCGAATCGCTGAATCGGCATGTTGGTGATCGTGAGTAGGTGAGAGAACGTAATCCCGTGGCTAGACGACAAGGCCTGCCTGTATTGGGCCTCAAGGGATTCCTGAGCCGGAGGAAGGGAAGGGCCTGAAGGGTTGAACACCAGATCCAGTTGCAAGGGTGATCCGGGTTGGGCGTATCCCAACCGATTCAACTGCTTCAAACCTGCAATGCTGCGCTCATAGACCCCCTGGCCTCTCTGTAGATCGACCCTCTCCTGTTCGTAACAGGGCAGAGATGCAACCACCCTCACACCCATCACAGCCAGGAATTCAGCAAGATCCTCATGTCCGGGTTCGCTGAGGATCGTGAGATTGCAGCGATCGATCACTTCGACGCCAAGAGCCCTGGCCGCCGTAACAAGCTCACGAAACTGAGGATGCAGTTCCGGTGCACCACCGGTGAGATCAAGACAACGAAGACCCAGGCGAGCGAGCACCTCAGGAATCAGATCAATGAGCTCCCCAGCCATCATTTCCTTCCTCCAGGGGCCGGCATTCACATGACAGTGACTGCAGCTCTGATTGCATCGATAGCCGAGGTTGACCTGCAGAGTGGTCAATCTGCCTCGGCGAACGGGGGGGAACCTCAGTGTTTCGGGAAAGGTTGATGTCAACGTCGGGGTGCGATCTGAAGCCGTGACCTGTTGGAATTCTGGCGAATCACCCGCAAAGTGAGGCAGGCGACTGTTCAACGATCAGGGCATACACCGAGATCAATCTGGCAAGGATGTTTCAGGGTGTGCGTTCGGTCCGAGTTTCCGACAAAGCGGTGAACCAGTTCACATAGGCCTTGGGACCGCCAGGAATGCAGACATCGAAATGCAGAGGATCCTCAGGGTCACTGATCCCAGCGAGAGAGCCATCGGTCAACGACGGTCGGTCAACCTCTCCGCCACTGCTGTCGACAAGCACCACCCGGTTTGGACGTCCAAAGCTGCATCCGAGTTCCTGAAGGAGAGTGAGAAAGCCTCGATCACTGCCTCCTCTCAACCAGCCTTCTCCAGAAGGATTGATCGTTGAAGTAACAGTGTCACCAACGCCGACGAGGTGAGGCATCTGTTCACGAGGTATCCGTTGCTTGCAGAGAGCCAGCAGTGCTTCATGGTCATTGGGTGCTGTTCTGACGTTGAACGCTTCACCGAGAGGTGCCTTGCCTGTGCGTGCTGCGATGTGGCGATTGATCAACACCAGCAATCCCGCTTCCTTGATGGCTCCTCGCAACATGAACTGGATATCGGTACTGCCAACATCTCCCTTAACGGCAGGCTTGAGCCGTTCACAGCCAAGGGGATCACGCCCGAGATTCGGCGCAACATGCAGGAAGAAGGAGTCGTGAAGCCCTTCGGAAACGGCCATCGCCATCAGTTGCTGCATGAGCGACTCCAGCATTGACTGCAATTGGCGCTGATGCTCAACATCGTCAGGGATTCGACTGAACAGGTGGTTGAGATTGATGGTTGGTGAGAGCTGAGTATCTAGAACCGCCAGATCAACCTCAACGGATAGCTCCTGATCGCTCAATTCCGGCATCAAGGCAGGGAGCATGGAACACATCAGTGCCTTCATCCGCCCGGGAACCGATGCCAGGAAGCTGATTTCAGCCTCACTGACTCCTGGATGCGTGACGTTGCCGAATTCATCCTGCAGCTGCACACCACCGGCAGCGAGCCCGGGGAGATAGAGACCTTGACTTCGGGCCTTTTCACTGTCACCGAGTGCTTTCTCAACAAGGCGATTGACGCCGCGATGACCTTCGTGTTCGCCATTGGTCAGAACCACAAAACTGCCACGTAATCGAGCAGCGGCATACACATAATCCGCAGAAAGGCTCCGGGTGAGTGGATCCTTCACCAGAGGTATGCAGACCCCGTCAAGGTCCTGCACGATCAAAAGGTCTGGACTGGCAACGAGTTCCTGATGCAGTGAAGCGAGATCCATCCCAACCATGCTGTCGCGAGCTTGGTTCTCACCCTCCCATGCAGCGATTGAATCGCCAATCATCGAATAGCGGAACGATGATCAGACTTCAGGCAAAACCCATGACCAACCTGAAGGCAGGCTGGAGATGGGTGCGATCAATCACAGCCTGAATCTCCGGATAGAGGCTGAGATCAAGCTCTGGGAAAAACAATGGCAGGTCACTGAGATGGACCTCAACAGCGAACTCAGCAGCACCCCAGCAATCGCCAACCAAAGGACG
This genomic window from Synechococcus sp. MIT S9220 contains:
- a CDS encoding cation transporter, coding for MSPVRPEDRLIERRSLKIGVYASALMAIAGVAVHVISGSYALLLDGLYSAVMVGSGLVAARISRNVVRPPDRAYPFGYDGQEALYVLFRSLLLMGVLSFAAISALSTVIDYAYGVEVSSVRLGPVAWYSIAMVATCWGLAWRHHHDWCRTGRHSQILLTEAKAARLDGLISGLTGLALLGSPLLNGTMLSGLIPVTDSLLVLVVSLLVLREPLQGFLIALGQAAGASAETDLIRSTRLALEDLLAGLSCWLLDLTVYQVGRTAFVVVYLNPSQPMDGGAIDLIRDRIQERCQSLLACPVRTEVILTATPPFAAAGVP
- the trmFO gene encoding FADH(2)-oxidizing methylenetetrahydrofolate--tRNA-(uracil(54)-C(5))-methyltransferase TrmFO; translation: MGVRSVIVIGAGLAGTEAAWQIAQAGVAVHLVEMRPLKRSPAHHSSECAELVCSNSFGALSSDRAAGLLQEELRRLGSLVIRTADAHAVPAGGALAVDRGRYSAALTKILEQHPLVTFERREQMSLPDSDQITVLATGPLTSESLANDLREFTGRDDCHFFDAASPIVDGDSIDMERAFRASRYDKGDADYINCPMDQPQYLDFRAALLEAEQAELKDFEKDSATFFEGCLPIEELARRGEDTMRYGPLKPIGLWDPRWGDVNDRDVRRAKRAYAVAQLRQEDRDGRLWNLVGFQTNLRWGEQKRVLRMIPGLEQAEFVRFGVMHRNTFLEAPELLQPTLQFRGRQRLLAAGQITGTEGYAAAVAGGWLAGTNAARLALGRPTFDLPPTCMIGALTHFISEAPSGKFQPMPPNFGLLPVLPEKIKDKRRRYGAYRDRALNDLLLATKKQESVDVACPA
- a CDS encoding photosystem II protein Y, encoding MDLRVVVVAAPILIALGWAGYNISRAAIGQLQMMLKRGEA
- a CDS encoding gamma carbonic anhydrase family protein — protein: MAGSSTPEPLKIGSPRIDPQAWVAESAVVMGDVEIAAGASLWPTAVARGDMSSVVIGPHSNVQDGAVLHGDPGSPVLIGSDVTIGHRAVVHGATLEDGCLIGIGAIVLNGVTVGAGALVAAGAVVTRDVPPRSLVAGVPAQVKREQSDAAVLEQRHHALHYAQLAARWAEMLQNQTD
- a CDS encoding response regulator transcription factor, which translates into the protein MDGKPQVAFLDDDPRLRSLIAEELFDEGVQPLACSTGQELFDCLDVEKVDLILLDLMMPVMDGLTCLRHLNQRAEKIPVLLVTSFNDEAKRQEAIDNGATDYIIKSDLFERLPELLDRYLIKPRNSNDMA
- a CDS encoding ROK family protein — encoded protein: MKSSANTLCIDIGGTGVKLIVLDPTGSELCDRQRQETPHPATPESILGVIQELTSKVPEFDRVAVGFPGVVSNGMIETAANLDTHWLGINLAAQLEQRLKKPTRVANDADVQGYGCVSGEGVEMVLTLGTGMGSALFLDGRLVPNLELAHHLFKKKKTYEDYIGRPALEEIGKEKWIQRVKKVISTTKHIWNWDFLHLGGGNSKLLKEAELSNDVMLHSNKAGVLGGYFLWEGN
- a CDS encoding Fur family transcriptional regulator; amino-acid sequence: MSPATSSAEATGTLKKGLHQEGRRMTPQRRLVLDLFEQIGSGSHLSAEEVHRQLVDNQSKVSLATIYRTLRLLVEMDFLQELELRDGGSRFELADEEHIHHHHLVCVRCGRTEEFENEPVLQAGRDACKQFDFELIDSSLNVRGICPACR
- a CDS encoding cell division protein SepF, with protein sequence MNQFTPEQLRELLVIRPQDVTEGMAAVLAVRSQRTVVLDLTSMEIAQAQRTADFVSGGVRAVDGEEHRLGEHVFLFTPAGVQVTLN
- the arsS gene encoding arsenosugar biosynthesis radical SAM (seleno)protein ArsS (Some members of this family are selenoproteins.), translating into MTSTFPETLRFPPVRRGRLTTLQVNLGYRCNQSCSHCHVNAGPWRKEMMAGELIDLIPEVLARLGLRCLDLTGGAPELHPQFRELVTAARALGVEVIDRCNLTILSEPGHEDLAEFLAVMGVRVVASLPCYEQERVDLQRGQGVYERSIAGLKQLNRLGYAQPGSPLQLDLVFNPSGPSLPPAQESLEAQYRQALSSSHGITFSHLLTITNMPIQRFARDLQHQGQLEPYQQILREAHRPENIAAVMCRSLISVSWTGALYDCDFNQQLNLASNAGPRVLADLLSAADGLMDQPIAVADHCFGCTAGNGSSCGGSLS
- the stpA gene encoding glucosylglycerol 3-phosphatase, with product MVGMDLASLHQELVASPDLLIVQDLDGVCIPLVKDPLTRSLSADYVYAAARLRGSFVVLTNGEHEGHRGVNRLVEKALGDSEKARSQGLYLPGLAAGGVQLQDEFGNVTHPGVSEAEISFLASVPGRMKALMCSMLPALMPELSDQELSVEVDLAVLDTQLSPTINLNHLFSRIPDDVEHQRQLQSMLESLMQQLMAMAVSEGLHDSFFLHVAPNLGRDPLGCERLKPAVKGDVGSTDIQFMLRGAIKEAGLLVLINRHIAARTGKAPLGEAFNVRTAPNDHEALLALCKQRIPREQMPHLVGVGDTVTSTINPSGEGWLRGGSDRGFLTLLQELGCSFGRPNRVVLVDSSGGEVDRPSLTDGSLAGISDPEDPLHFDVCIPGGPKAYVNWFTALSETRTERTP